A single window of Mugil cephalus isolate CIBA_MC_2020 chromosome 1, CIBA_Mcephalus_1.1, whole genome shotgun sequence DNA harbors:
- the vwa1 gene encoding von Willebrand factor A domain-containing protein 1, with amino-acid sequence MEHRILLTWMLLCISLRPLASQDSLSQGVLNCCEGDVLFLVDSSGSVSSYEHSRMLTFLSELLLPFSLGEDQVRVGLLQVGTKPRLEFGFDKYTTQSGLQGALSSIRPLRGDTNTVEALKIAKEWVLQPGTTGGARGGLPRVLVWLTDGVKPGDVIGPMTKLKEEGVAVLVVSTGHSNYQVLRQVVSPPVENHLYFVDIDDMSIITEDLRDAIIEIIRAKRLNVRDVSTNSATLQWRPVLSGLRGHYEIRFSQVVTGVGGGGGNGTSPTYGGNPYTRIIQPADSSTATLTGLKPDTTYTATLIPETNEQAFNSLSVTFKTKQEVLSPAVVTVSESGPTSVRVSWGPLQPELVTSYSVEYSALPTGKPHTVRVGPLQDSTMLRDLQPDTTYLVTISAQHTSGNKRAMSVKVCTEEVTPALADLQLTTVGSDSVQVDWKGSVAGLRGYWLTWEGQQSSTPGQRSSFYLPPDSLSTRLTHLPPLARVCVSPIYRTARGEGLCCTAQFHSDSFAYHYGL; translated from the exons ATGGAGCACCGTATCTTGTTGACATGGATGCTGTTATGCATTTCTTTGCGTCCTTTGGCGTCACAGGATTCCCTATCACAAGGAG TGCTGAACTGCTGCGAGGGTGACGTCCTCTTCTTGGTGGATTCCTCAGGGAGTGTGTCGTCTTATGAGCATTCCCGCATGCTTACGTTCCTGTCTGAGCTACTCCTCCCTTTCTCACTGGGAGAGGATCAGGTGAGGGTGGGACTTCTGCAGGTTGGCACCAAACCACGCCTCGAATTTGGCTTTGACAAATATACCACCCAAAGTGGCCTCCAGGGGGCTTTGAGCAGCATCAGACCTCTCAGGGGAGACACCAACACGGTAGAGGCGCTGAAAATTGCAAAGGAGTGGGTGCTGCAACCCGGAACGACGGGTGGGGCCCGGGGAGGGCTTCCCAGAGTGCTGGTGTGGTTGACTGATGGGGTGAAACCTGGCGATGTGATTGGACCAATGACTAAATTGAAGGAAGAGGGTGTAGCTGTGTTGGTAGTGTCCACCGGGCACAGCAACTATCAGGTGTTGAGGCAAGTGGTGAGCCCACCTGTGGAAAACCACCTGTACTTTGTGGACATTGATGACATGAGCATAATCACAGAGGACCTGCGGGATGCGATAATTG AGATCATCCGAGCTAAGCGACTCAATGTCCGAGATGTCTCTACCAATTCTGCCACCCTCCAGTGGCGACCCGTTCTGTCTGGACTGAGGGGCCACTACGAGATCCGCTTCAGTCAGGTTGTGACAGGAGTTGGAGGTGGCGGTGGAAATGGGACCAGTCCTACCTATGGTGGAAACCCATACACAAGAATTATTCAGCCAGCAGACTCAAGCACTGCCACGCTAACAGGCCTGAAGCCTGACACCACCTATACAGCGACACTCATCCCAGAGACCAATGAACAAGCATTTAACAGTCTCTCTGTCACCTTCAAAACAAAGCAAG AGGTGCTGAGCCCAGCTGTGGTAACAGTCTCTGAGTCTGGGCCAACCAGCGTTCGGGTGAGTTGGGGTCCTCTTCAGCCAGAATTGGTGACAAGTTACTCCGTTGAATACTCTGCTCTGCCCACGGGCAAGCCCCACACTGTCAGGGTGGGCCCGTTGCAAGACTCTACCATGCTCAGAGACCTCCAACCGGACACTACTTATTTGGTCACTATTAGCGCCCAGCACACTTCAGGAAACAAGAGGGCAATGTCTGTCAAAGTGTGCACTGAAGAAG TGACTCCAGCCCTGGCAGACCTTCAGCTCACCACAGTGGGGAGTGACTCAGTGCAGGTAGACTGGAAGGGTAGTGTGGCGGGTCTGAGGGGCTACTGGCTCACCTGGGAGGGACAGCAAAGCTCTACACCTGGCCAGCGCTCCTCCTTCTATCTGCCGCCTGACTCTCTGTCAACACGTCTCACACACCTCCCCCCTTTGGCTAGGGTGTGTGTATCACCCATTTACCGGACTGCACGGGGAGAGGGGCTGTGTTGCACAGCCCAGTTTCATTCAG ATTCTTTTGCATATCACTACGGATTATAG